Proteins from one Nitrobacteraceae bacterium AZCC 2146 genomic window:
- a CDS encoding surface antigen (product_source=COG4520; cog=COG4520; pfam=PF16998; transmembrane_helix_parts=Outside_1_28,TMhelix_29_51,Inside_52_172) gives MHWPGVESLLRSLHRPALYRVRQRIGLSAICPLGAALTAILIGTGLGGCSVGRNEGAFAKMEGNDVTGSITPLKPTAGAEPTEADLAFARTAASDVLTKGGKDSSQPWENPSTGARGSVTPLANAYTEEGRTCRDFLASYVNGTSESWLQGAACKAEHGRWDVRTLKPWRRS, from the coding sequence TTGCATTGGCCTGGTGTCGAGAGCTTGCTGCGATCCCTGCATAGGCCAGCCCTATATAGGGTACGGCAACGCATTGGCCTATCGGCCATCTGCCCGCTCGGCGCGGCCCTTACAGCAATTCTGATCGGCACCGGCCTGGGCGGCTGCAGCGTCGGCCGCAACGAAGGCGCCTTTGCCAAGATGGAAGGCAACGACGTCACGGGCTCGATCACGCCGCTGAAGCCAACGGCGGGCGCCGAGCCGACCGAGGCCGATCTGGCGTTCGCCCGCACCGCCGCTTCCGACGTGCTGACCAAGGGCGGCAAGGATTCCAGCCAGCCGTGGGAAAATCCCTCCACCGGCGCGCGTGGCTCGGTGACGCCGCTGGCCAATGCCTATACCGAGGAAGGCCGCACCTGCCGCGATTTCCTTGCCAGCTATGTCAACGGCACCTCGGAATCCTGGCTGCAGGGCGCCGCCTGCAAGGCCGAGCATGGCCGCTGGGATGTCCGCACCCTGAAGCCGTGGCGGCGGAGCTGA
- a CDS encoding magnesium transporter (product_source=KO:K03284; cath_funfam=1.20.58.340,3.30.460.20; cog=COG0598; ko=KO:K03284; pfam=PF01544; superfamily=143865,144083; tigrfam=TIGR00383; transmembrane_helix_parts=Inside_1_265,TMhelix_266_288,Outside_289_297,TMhelix_298_320,Inside_321_326): protein MLAVFTPVDSTLKKSEPTDLAALPEEAVWIDLMKPSPGEDHAVERLVGIAVPTREEMQEIEISSRLYIENGARYMTATLMCAADTESPRITPVTFILSGHRLVTVRYDAPKPFALVESKLGRGIPHGANGETVLLELLDAVIDRCADILERAGADVDQVSHDIFEPDESMRTGHAKRYSEILIAIGRKGDLTSKVRESLVSIGRVVTFVAAEADGVKWSKDMRAQLKTMQRDVASLTDHASYLSNKITFVLDAMLGVVNLEQNNIIKLFSVMAVVLMPPTLIASVYGMNFKSMPELEWTHGYPFALIAMVLAAVLPYVFFKWKRWL from the coding sequence ATGCTCGCTGTCTTCACGCCCGTCGATTCCACCTTGAAGAAGTCCGAGCCGACCGACCTGGCGGCGTTGCCGGAGGAGGCGGTGTGGATCGACCTGATGAAGCCTTCGCCGGGCGAGGACCATGCGGTGGAGCGGCTGGTCGGCATCGCCGTCCCGACCCGGGAGGAAATGCAGGAGATCGAGATTTCCAGCCGGCTCTATATCGAGAACGGCGCCCGCTACATGACGGCGACCCTGATGTGCGCCGCCGACACCGAGTCGCCGCGGATCACCCCGGTGACCTTCATCCTGTCCGGCCATCGCCTCGTCACCGTGCGCTACGACGCGCCTAAACCCTTTGCGCTGGTGGAGAGCAAGCTCGGCCGCGGCATTCCGCACGGCGCCAATGGCGAGACCGTGCTGCTGGAACTGCTCGATGCGGTGATCGACCGCTGCGCCGACATCCTGGAGCGCGCCGGCGCCGACGTCGACCAGGTCAGCCACGACATCTTCGAGCCCGACGAGTCGATGCGCACCGGTCACGCCAAGCGCTATTCGGAAATCCTGATCGCCATCGGCCGCAAGGGCGACCTTACTTCCAAAGTACGGGAGAGCCTGGTCTCGATCGGCCGCGTCGTCACCTTCGTTGCCGCGGAGGCCGACGGCGTCAAATGGTCGAAGGACATGCGCGCGCAGCTGAAGACCATGCAGCGCGACGTGGCGTCACTGACCGACCACGCCTCCTATCTGTCGAACAAGATCACCTTCGTGCTCGACGCCATGCTCGGCGTCGTCAACCTCGAGCAGAACAACATCATCAAGCTGTTCTCGGTGATGGCGGTCGTCCTGATGCCGCCAACTTTGATCGCCTCGGTCTACGGTATGAACTTCAAGAGCATGCCGGAGCTGGAATGGACCCACGGCTACCCCTTCGCGCTGATCGCGATGGTGCTGGCCGCAGTGCTGCCGTATGTGTTTTTCAAGTGGAAGAGGTGGTTGTAG
- a CDS encoding DnaJ-class molecular chaperone (product_source=COG0484; cath_funfam=1.10.287.110,2.60.260.20; cog=COG0484; pfam=PF00226,PF01556; smart=SM00271; superfamily=46565,49493), whose translation MRDPYEVLGVQRGASAAAIKSAYRKLAKKHHPDNNRDDPKAATRFSEVNSANEIIGDEDKRKQFDRGEIDAEGKPRFQGFPGGGRGSSQGAGFEHAFRGGPGAQQGFGGGSGGFEDILNSMFGGAQARGPRGGAQTFEFDTGGFGGAPDLDLAVAMTVTLEESVKGAEKRVRLPTGKELNVKIPAGVTSGQQIRLKGQGETAPGHRPGDLMITVSIAPHAFFKVDGSDLRVDLPITLYEAVLGAKVRAPTLSGAVELSIPKNTSSGRTFRLKGKGLPKAGGTAGDLYFTTRIMLPDGHDAELEALMEKWRDGKPYNPRSDLG comes from the coding sequence ATGCGCGACCCCTATGAGGTCTTGGGGGTGCAGCGGGGCGCCAGCGCTGCGGCGATCAAGAGTGCCTACCGCAAGCTCGCCAAGAAGCATCATCCCGACAACAACAGGGACGATCCGAAAGCCGCCACCCGGTTCTCGGAAGTGAACTCGGCCAACGAAATCATCGGCGACGAGGACAAGCGCAAGCAGTTCGACCGCGGCGAGATCGATGCCGAGGGCAAGCCGCGCTTCCAGGGGTTTCCCGGCGGCGGCCGCGGTTCGTCGCAGGGCGCCGGCTTCGAGCACGCCTTTCGCGGCGGCCCCGGCGCGCAGCAGGGCTTTGGCGGCGGCAGCGGCGGCTTCGAGGATATCCTCAACAGCATGTTCGGCGGCGCGCAGGCGCGCGGCCCCCGCGGCGGCGCGCAGACCTTTGAATTCGACACCGGCGGCTTCGGCGGCGCGCCCGACCTCGATCTGGCCGTCGCTATGACGGTGACGCTGGAAGAGTCGGTGAAGGGCGCCGAGAAGCGGGTTCGGCTGCCGACCGGCAAGGAATTGAACGTCAAGATTCCGGCCGGCGTCACCTCGGGCCAGCAGATCCGGCTGAAGGGGCAGGGCGAGACCGCCCCCGGTCATCGCCCCGGCGATCTGATGATCACCGTCAGCATTGCGCCCCATGCCTTCTTCAAGGTCGACGGCAGCGACCTGCGCGTCGACCTGCCGATCACGCTGTACGAAGCCGTGCTCGGGGCGAAAGTCCGCGCGCCGACATTGTCCGGCGCGGTTGAGCTTTCAATTCCGAAGAACACCTCCAGCGGCCGAACCTTTCGCCTCAAGGGCAAGGGCCTGCCGAAAGCCGGCGGCACCGCCGGTGATCTCTATTTCACCACCCGCATCATGCTCCCCGACGGCCACGACGCCGAGCTGGAAGCCCTGATGGAAAAGTGGCGCGACGGCAAGCCGTATAATCCGCGCAGCGATCTGGGGTGA
- a CDS encoding pyridoxamine 5'-phosphate oxidase (product_source=KO:K00275; cath_funfam=2.30.110.10; cog=COG0259; ko=KO:K00275; pfam=PF01243,PF10590; superfamily=50475; tigrfam=TIGR00558), which translates to MTDTTASMKHPTPLTSGDFTAAEEPFALFAEWFAEAVAAEPNDPNAMALATVDADGLPDVRMVLMKGYDADGFVFYSHVASQKGQELAANPKAALLFHWKSLRRQVRIRGPVTKVTEAEADAYFATRPKQAQIGAWASKQSQPLESRFAFEQAIAREAAKHLIGEVPRPPGWSGWRITPQRFEFWHDRPFRLHDRIEFRREISDPPHASWKKVRLYP; encoded by the coding sequence ATGACCGACACGACCGCATCCATGAAACACCCAACTCCGTTAACGTCCGGTGATTTTACGGCCGCCGAAGAGCCTTTTGCGCTGTTTGCCGAATGGTTTGCCGAAGCCGTTGCCGCCGAACCCAACGATCCCAACGCCATGGCGCTGGCCACGGTCGATGCCGACGGCCTGCCCGACGTCCGCATGGTGCTGATGAAGGGCTACGACGCCGACGGATTCGTGTTCTACAGCCACGTCGCCAGCCAGAAGGGCCAGGAACTGGCCGCCAATCCGAAGGCGGCCCTGCTGTTTCACTGGAAATCGCTGCGCCGGCAGGTGCGGATTCGCGGGCCCGTCACCAAAGTGACCGAGGCCGAGGCCGACGCCTATTTTGCCACCCGGCCGAAGCAGGCGCAGATCGGCGCCTGGGCCAGCAAGCAATCGCAGCCGCTGGAGAGCCGTTTTGCCTTCGAGCAGGCGATCGCCAGGGAAGCCGCCAAGCATCTGATCGGCGAGGTGCCACGGCCGCCGGGCTGGAGCGGCTGGCGGATCACGCCGCAGCGCTTTGAATTCTGGCACGACCGGCCGTTCCGGCTGCACGACCGCATCGAATTCCGCCGCGAGATTTCCGACCCACCCCATGCTTCCTGGAAAAAAGTGAGACTCTACCCGTGA
- a CDS encoding lipoprotein-anchoring transpeptidase ErfK/SrfK (product_source=COG1376; cath_funfam=2.40.440.10; cleavage_site_network=SignalP-noTM; cog=COG1376; pfam=PF03734; superfamily=141523), with translation MSSLKLRSSFKVRLGLLAAAGLLLSGCMQATTYEASSDKNLKPRDKELLAKVSYVKTPVAEPFRRAIVEYHRKELPGSIVVDSDNHYLYFVQDGGKAIRYGITVGEEAMAWSGVAKVGSMTEWPPWHPTASEISRLGVPKFVPPGPDNPMGSRAMYLYSGGKDTLFRIHGTNQPEYIGASISSGCIRMTNEDVIDLYNRVKLGAVVVVLEPKQGDSPVNSKLAMQGAGGTPY, from the coding sequence ATGTCGTCTCTCAAGCTAAGGTCCTCTTTCAAAGTAAGACTCGGGCTTCTTGCGGCCGCCGGCCTGCTGCTGTCGGGCTGCATGCAGGCCACGACCTATGAGGCCTCGTCGGACAAGAACCTGAAGCCGCGCGACAAGGAATTGCTGGCCAAGGTATCTTACGTGAAGACGCCGGTCGCCGAGCCGTTCCGCCGCGCCATCGTCGAATATCACCGCAAGGAACTGCCGGGCTCGATCGTGGTCGATTCCGACAATCACTATCTCTATTTCGTGCAGGACGGCGGCAAGGCGATCCGCTACGGCATCACCGTCGGCGAAGAAGCCATGGCCTGGTCCGGCGTCGCCAAGGTCGGCAGCATGACCGAGTGGCCACCGTGGCACCCCACCGCTTCCGAAATCTCGCGTCTCGGCGTGCCGAAATTCGTGCCGCCCGGTCCGGACAATCCGATGGGCTCGCGCGCGATGTATCTGTACTCCGGCGGCAAGGACACGCTGTTCCGGATTCACGGCACCAACCAGCCGGAATATATCGGCGCGTCGATTTCGTCGGGCTGCATTCGCATGACCAACGAGGACGTCATCGACCTCTACAACCGCGTCAAGCTCGGCGCGGTGGTGGTGGTGCTGGAGCCCAAGCAGGGCGATTCGCCGGTCAATTCGAAGCTCGCAATGCAGGGTGCCGGCGGCACGCCTTACTGA
- a CDS encoding hypothetical protein (product_source=Hypo-rule applied), translating into MVDKSETPGRNVVDFLFYQQARQAGGKAPAMSARVCRHCGAGLLDGESDDDCSSLGISEAEPMSRKFYAD; encoded by the coding sequence ATGGTTGATAAAAGCGAAACACCGGGACGGAACGTGGTTGATTTCCTGTTCTATCAACAGGCGCGCCAGGCCGGCGGCAAGGCGCCGGCGATGTCTGCGCGGGTGTGCCGGCATTGCGGCGCGGGATTGCTGGACGGCGAGTCCGACGACGACTGCTCCAGCCTCGGGATCAGCGAAGCGGAGCCGATGTCACGGAAGTTCTACGCGGATTGA
- a CDS encoding hypothetical protein (product_source=COG3921; cog=COG3921; pfam=PF06904; transmembrane_helix_parts=Inside_1_23,TMhelix_24_43,Outside_44_352), with the protein MKFSAGEAARKWACRRLICDQRTIAVALTLLLVVAPAQAYLTAGRVPLPKPRPAEAPVIEQQQAPAETEKPAKAEKPATEQRPAEPPPPSACRLALTDSIAIAPSIATIHGPGACGGDDLVHLEAVVLPDKTQVPLKPGGTMRCTMASAIADWVRADMAPLAAGLGTRLSELDNFDSFDCRGRNRIVGAKMSEHGRANALDVRALKLANGQSIALTERATPRELREKVLLSVCTRFSTVLGPGSDGYHEDHIHLDLAERRGNYKVCQWDVWDQLPLIAPLMPAVRPDEAPPRETAEGKPVEAAPAESQTAAPAAAEPEPEAVEPEPDHPPVKPKPKPRKRRAAPSPFGFLLR; encoded by the coding sequence ATGAAGTTTAGCGCGGGGGAAGCGGCCCGGAAATGGGCTTGTCGGCGTTTGATCTGCGACCAAAGGACAATCGCTGTGGCCTTGACGCTGCTGCTGGTGGTCGCACCGGCGCAGGCCTATCTCACTGCGGGCAGGGTGCCGCTGCCCAAACCGCGTCCGGCGGAGGCGCCCGTCATCGAGCAGCAGCAAGCGCCGGCTGAGACCGAGAAGCCGGCCAAGGCCGAGAAACCCGCCACCGAGCAGCGCCCGGCCGAACCGCCGCCGCCCTCGGCCTGCCGCCTCGCCCTGACGGATTCGATCGCCATTGCGCCGAGCATTGCCACGATCCATGGCCCCGGCGCCTGCGGCGGCGACGATCTGGTGCATCTCGAGGCGGTGGTCCTGCCGGACAAAACCCAGGTGCCGCTGAAGCCGGGCGGCACCATGCGCTGCACGATGGCGTCGGCCATCGCCGATTGGGTCCGCGCCGACATGGCGCCGCTGGCGGCTGGACTCGGCACCAGGCTCAGCGAGCTCGACAATTTCGATTCCTTCGATTGCCGCGGCCGCAACCGCATCGTCGGCGCCAAGATGTCGGAGCATGGCCGCGCCAATGCGCTCGACGTCCGCGCCTTGAAGCTCGCCAACGGCCAGTCGATCGCGCTGACCGAGCGCGCCACGCCGCGCGAGCTGCGCGAAAAGGTGCTGCTCTCGGTATGCACGCGGTTCTCCACCGTGCTGGGGCCGGGCTCCGACGGCTATCACGAGGACCATATCCATCTCGACCTCGCCGAGCGCCGCGGCAACTACAAGGTCTGCCAGTGGGACGTCTGGGACCAGTTGCCTCTCATCGCGCCCCTGATGCCGGCCGTGCGGCCGGACGAAGCGCCGCCGCGCGAGACCGCAGAGGGCAAGCCGGTGGAGGCTGCTCCCGCCGAGTCGCAGACGGCTGCCCCCGCTGCAGCGGAGCCCGAGCCCGAAGCCGTCGAGCCCGAGCCGGACCATCCGCCGGTGAAGCCCAAACCCAAGCCGCGCAAGCGCCGCGCGGCGCCATCGCCGTTCGGGTTTCTTCTGAGGTGA
- a CDS encoding lipoprotein-anchoring transpeptidase ErfK/SrfK (product_source=COG1376; cath_funfam=2.40.440.10; cleavage_site_network=SignalP-noTM; cog=COG1376; pfam=PF03734; superfamily=141523), with amino-acid sequence MSPLKIKLGLLVATGLMLSGCMQATTNFQTAPEASLKPADKLQLAKARYAKVQPAEPFRRAIVDFHRKELPGSIVVDSDNHYLYYVQDGGKAIRYGITVGEEALAFSGVARVGNMAEWPKWTPTADIHKRIEGLPASVPGGVDNPLGARALYLYQGNRDTLFRIHGTNQPEYIGASISSGCIRMTNEDVIDLYSRVKPGAVVVVLEPKQGDSPYNSKLALQGNGGTPY; translated from the coding sequence ATGTCGCCTCTCAAGATCAAACTGGGACTTCTCGTCGCCACCGGCCTGATGCTGTCAGGCTGCATGCAGGCGACGACCAATTTCCAGACCGCGCCGGAAGCCAGCCTGAAGCCGGCCGACAAGCTGCAGCTCGCCAAGGCGCGCTACGCCAAGGTGCAGCCGGCCGAGCCGTTCCGCCGCGCCATTGTCGATTTCCACCGCAAGGAACTGCCGGGCTCGATCGTGGTCGATTCCGACAACCACTATCTCTATTACGTGCAGGATGGCGGCAAGGCGATCCGCTACGGCATCACCGTCGGCGAGGAAGCTCTGGCGTTCTCCGGCGTCGCCCGCGTCGGCAACATGGCGGAATGGCCGAAGTGGACCCCGACCGCCGACATCCACAAGCGCATCGAGGGCCTGCCGGCCTCAGTGCCGGGCGGCGTCGACAATCCACTCGGCGCCCGCGCGCTGTATCTCTACCAGGGCAACCGCGACACCCTGTTCCGGATCCACGGCACCAACCAGCCGGAATATATCGGCGCCTCGATCTCCTCGGGCTGCATCCGCATGACCAATGAGGACGTCATCGACCTCTACAGCCGGGTCAAACCCGGCGCAGTGGTGGTGGTGCTGGAGCCCAAGCAGGGCGACTCGCCTTATAATTCCAAGCTCGCGCTGCAGGGCAACGGCGGCACGCCGTACTGA
- a CDS encoding NAD(P)-dependent dehydrogenase (short-subunit alcohol dehydrogenase family) (product_source=COG1028; cath_funfam=3.40.50.720; cog=COG1028; pfam=PF13561; superfamily=51735) has product MSSNRETSPRSAASIATNAPKRTLLLTGASRGIGHATVMRFSSAGWRVLTCSRHPFPEECPWDAGPEDHIQVDLADHADTTRAIAEIKERLDGGALHALVNNAAISPKAEGGKRMGSIDTDVETWSHVFRVNFFAPIMMARGLIEELKAAKGSVVNVTSIAGSRVHPFAGAAYATSKAALASLTREMASDFGRHGVRVNAIAPGEIDTSILSPGTQSIVDHQIPLHRLGTPDEVAKIIYVLCTETSSYVNGAEIHINGGQHV; this is encoded by the coding sequence GTGAGCTCCAACAGAGAGACAAGTCCGCGGAGCGCGGCGAGCATCGCAACGAACGCGCCCAAGCGCACCCTGCTGCTGACCGGCGCCAGCCGCGGCATCGGCCATGCCACAGTGATGCGGTTTTCCAGCGCCGGCTGGCGGGTGCTGACCTGTTCGCGGCATCCGTTTCCCGAAGAATGCCCGTGGGACGCCGGCCCGGAAGATCACATCCAGGTCGACCTCGCCGACCACGCCGACACCACCCGCGCCATCGCCGAAATCAAGGAGCGGCTCGACGGCGGTGCCTTGCATGCGCTGGTCAACAACGCCGCGATCTCGCCGAAAGCCGAGGGCGGCAAGCGGATGGGTTCGATCGACACCGACGTCGAGACCTGGAGCCATGTGTTCCGCGTCAACTTCTTCGCGCCGATCATGATGGCGCGCGGGCTGATCGAGGAGCTGAAGGCGGCGAAGGGTTCGGTGGTCAACGTCACCTCGATCGCCGGCTCGCGCGTGCATCCATTTGCCGGCGCGGCCTATGCGACGTCGAAGGCGGCGCTGGCGTCATTGACCCGCGAGATGGCGTCGGATTTCGGCCGCCACGGCGTCCGCGTCAATGCGATTGCGCCGGGCGAGATCGACACCTCGATCCTGTCGCCGGGCACGCAATCGATCGTCGATCACCAGATTCCGCTGCATCGCCTGGGCACGCCGGACGAAGTCGCAAAAATCATCTACGTGCTGTGCACGGAGACATCGTCATACGTCAACGGCGCCGAAATCCACATCAACGGCGGCCAGCACGTTTGA
- a CDS encoding uncharacterized protein YqeY (product_source=COG1610; cath_funfam=1.10.1510.10; cog=COG1610; ko=KO:K09117; pfam=PF09424; superfamily=89095) codes for MLRDDINNAVKDAMRAKDERKLSTLRMVNSTIKNADIDARGQGKPPLSDGDLLSVLQKMIKQRQESVELYDKGGRAELAGQEREEIAIISAYLPKQMSDDDVKAAIAAEISASGAAGIKDMGKVIGALKAKYAGQMDFGKASGLVKAALTG; via the coding sequence ATGTTGCGCGATGACATCAACAACGCCGTCAAGGACGCGATGCGGGCCAAGGACGAGCGCAAGCTCTCGACCTTGCGGATGGTCAATTCGACCATCAAGAACGCTGACATTGATGCCCGCGGCCAGGGCAAGCCGCCGCTGTCAGACGGCGACCTGCTCAGCGTGCTGCAGAAGATGATCAAGCAGCGCCAGGAATCCGTCGAGCTCTACGACAAGGGCGGCCGCGCCGAACTCGCCGGCCAGGAGCGCGAGGAAATCGCCATCATCTCCGCCTATCTGCCGAAGCAGATGTCGGACGACGATGTAAAGGCGGCGATCGCAGCCGAAATTTCTGCGAGCGGCGCAGCGGGGATCAAGGACATGGGCAAGGTGATCGGTGCGCTGAAAGCGAAGTACGCCGGCCAGATGGATTTCGGCAAGGCCAGCGGTCTGGTGAAAGCCGCATTGACGGGCTGA
- a CDS encoding fatty-acyl-CoA synthase (product_source=KO:K00666; cath_funfam=2.30.38.10,3.30.300.30,3.40.50.980; cog=COG0318; ko=KO:K00666; pfam=PF00501,PF13193; superfamily=56801): MRGLMQDWPLLCHRIIDHAAKVHGDREVVTRSVEGPIHRTNYAEIRARSLKVAQRLDREGIQLGDRVATIAWNTWRHLEAWYGIMGIGAICHTVNPRLFPDQIAWIINHAQDRIVMVDLTFVPIVEKIADQLPSVERYIILTDKAHMPPTALKNAVAYEDWIAEVDGDFKWKEFDENTAAAMCYTSGTTGDPKGVLYSHRSNVMHALMANTGDSLGANAQDTMLPVVPLFHANSWGIAFSAPSMGTKLVFPGAKLDGASVYELLSTEKVTHTAGVPTVWLMLLNYMAANNLKLPDLRMVVCGGSAMPRSMIKAFVDMGIGARHAWGMTEMSPIGTLAALKPPFDQLEGDARLDVLQTQGYPPFGVEMKITDDAGKELPWDGKTFGRLKVRGPSVSAAYYRVDANILDEDGYFDTGDVATIDKHGYMRITDRSKDVIKSGGEWISSIDLENLAVGHPQVAEAAVIGVYHPKWDERPLLIVQLKAGQTATREDILKYMDGKIAKWWMPDDVVFVEAIPHTATGKILKTALRDQFKTYSLPTAAA; the protein is encoded by the coding sequence ATGCGCGGGTTGATGCAAGACTGGCCACTGCTGTGTCACCGGATTATCGATCATGCGGCGAAGGTCCATGGCGACCGGGAGGTCGTCACCCGCTCGGTCGAAGGCCCCATACATCGCACCAATTACGCCGAAATTCGCGCGCGGTCGCTGAAAGTCGCACAGCGACTCGACCGCGAGGGCATTCAGCTCGGCGACCGTGTCGCCACCATCGCATGGAACACCTGGCGTCATCTCGAAGCTTGGTACGGCATTATGGGCATCGGCGCCATCTGCCACACCGTCAATCCACGCCTGTTCCCGGACCAGATCGCCTGGATCATCAACCATGCGCAGGATCGCATCGTGATGGTCGACCTCACCTTCGTGCCGATCGTGGAAAAGATCGCCGATCAGCTGCCCAGCGTCGAACGCTACATCATCCTCACCGACAAGGCGCACATGCCGCCAACCGCGCTGAAGAACGCGGTCGCCTACGAGGACTGGATCGCGGAAGTCGACGGCGATTTCAAGTGGAAGGAGTTCGACGAAAATACCGCGGCGGCGATGTGCTACACCTCGGGCACCACAGGCGATCCGAAGGGCGTACTGTATTCGCACCGCTCCAACGTGATGCACGCGCTGATGGCGAACACCGGCGATTCGCTGGGCGCCAATGCGCAGGACACGATGCTGCCGGTGGTGCCGCTGTTCCACGCCAACAGCTGGGGGATCGCGTTTTCCGCGCCCTCGATGGGCACCAAGCTGGTGTTCCCCGGCGCCAAGCTCGATGGCGCATCGGTCTACGAACTGCTCTCGACCGAGAAAGTGACGCACACCGCCGGCGTGCCGACGGTGTGGCTGATGCTGCTCAACTACATGGCCGCCAACAATCTGAAACTGCCTGACCTGCGGATGGTGGTCTGTGGCGGCTCGGCGATGCCGCGCTCGATGATCAAGGCGTTCGTCGACATGGGGATCGGCGCCCGCCATGCCTGGGGCATGACCGAGATGAGCCCGATCGGCACCCTGGCCGCGCTGAAGCCGCCATTCGATCAGCTCGAAGGCGACGCCCGGCTCGACGTGCTGCAGACCCAGGGCTATCCGCCGTTCGGCGTCGAGATGAAGATCACCGACGATGCCGGCAAGGAACTGCCATGGGACGGCAAGACCTTCGGCCGCCTCAAGGTGCGCGGTCCCTCGGTCTCGGCGGCGTATTACCGCGTCGATGCCAACATTCTCGACGAGGACGGCTATTTCGACACCGGCGACGTCGCCACGATCGACAAGCACGGCTACATGCGGATCACCGATCGCTCCAAGGATGTCATCAAGTCCGGCGGCGAATGGATCAGTTCGATCGACCTGGAAAATCTCGCGGTCGGCCATCCCCAGGTGGCGGAAGCCGCCGTGATCGGCGTCTACCATCCGAAGTGGGACGAGCGGCCGCTCTTGATCGTGCAGCTCAAGGCCGGCCAGACCGCAACGCGCGAGGACATCCTGAAATACATGGATGGCAAGATCGCGAAATGGTGGATGCCGGACGACGTGGTGTTCGTCGAGGCGATCCCGCACACCGCCACCGGCAAGATCCTGAAGACCGCACTGCGCGATCAGTTCAAGACGTACAGTTTGCCAACCGCGGCGGCGTGA